Proteins from a single region of Mucilaginibacter daejeonensis:
- a CDS encoding alpha-ketoglutarate-dependent dioxygenase AlkB family protein, producing the protein MEQLALFPEAGQSRGLPTQYLEYFPKFIEPFAGQRSLEHFIAHTPWTQQIRTMYTKEVVTPRLTAWYGDPTSYDYQSLIRSVPLTWTPELLMIKDLVEPLAGVEFNSVLLNYYRNGNDSVAWHSDKEEVLGKDPIIASVSFGQVRSFDIRNKQDHQEHYSVKLEHGSFLLMKAGLQENWEHRIAKSSRPMGPRVNLTFRVVK; encoded by the coding sequence ATGGAACAACTTGCATTATTTCCCGAAGCCGGGCAAAGCAGGGGTTTGCCAACGCAGTATCTGGAGTACTTCCCCAAATTTATCGAACCGTTCGCGGGGCAGCGATCATTAGAGCATTTCATTGCTCACACGCCCTGGACCCAGCAGATCAGGACGATGTATACCAAAGAGGTGGTCACGCCACGGCTCACGGCCTGGTATGGCGACCCAACCTCTTATGATTATCAGTCCTTAATAAGATCCGTTCCCTTGACGTGGACACCGGAACTCCTTATGATCAAAGATCTGGTAGAGCCGCTTGCGGGCGTCGAATTCAACAGCGTGTTATTGAATTATTACCGCAACGGGAATGACTCGGTGGCCTGGCACAGCGATAAGGAAGAGGTTTTAGGTAAGGACCCGATCATTGCTTCCGTTTCTTTTGGCCAGGTTCGCAGCTTTGATATCCGCAACAAGCAGGATCATCAGGAACATTATTCCGTTAAATTAGAACATGGCTCGTTCCTGCTGATGAAGGCGGGTCTACAGGAAAATTGGGAACACCGGATAGCTAAGTCGAGCAGGCCGATGGGGCCAAGAGTGAACCTGACCTTCAGGGTGGTGAAATGA